One Phalacrocorax aristotelis chromosome 12, bGulAri2.1, whole genome shotgun sequence DNA window includes the following coding sequences:
- the CALHM1 gene encoding calcium homeostasis modulator protein 1: protein MDKFRMIFQFLQSNQESFMNGICGIMALASAQTYSAFDFNCPCLPHYNLAYGLGILLVPPFILFLLGFVLNNNVSMLAEEWRRPQGQRGKDRAVLRYMFCSMAQRAMIAPVVWVSVTLLDGKCITCAFCTSVPVETLGNASHPSLSQGEMKRVLARIPCKEIYDGQELIANEVAIRYLRCISQALGWCFVLLMTTLAFLVRSLRPCFTQAAFLKSRYWSHYIDIERKLFDETCAEHARSFAKVCIQQFFEGMSTDLAAARCHPPRKAPADAGEATEKLLGITDQGTMNMALKSWHRCKPPLHLHQPALPSGNSWAVEGQSPTLPPVPRRETVAYYSRV, encoded by the exons ATGGACAAGTTTCGGATGATCTTCCAATTCCTCCAGTCCAACCAGGAGTCCTTCATGAATGGCATCTGTGGGATCATGGCCCTCGCCAGTGCCCAGACGTACTCAGCCTTTGATTTCAACTGCCCCTGCCTGCCACACTATAACCTGGCCTACGGGCTGGGCATCCTCCTGGTGCCCCCCTTCATCTTGTTCCTGCTGGGCTTCGTGCTGAACAACAATGTCTCCATGCTGGCAGAGGAGTGGAGGCGACCCCAGGGCCAGCGAGGGAAGGACCGGGCCGTCCTGCGCTACATGTTCTGCTCCATGGCGCAGCGGGCCATGATTGCCCCGGTAGTCTGGGTCTCAGTGACGCTGCTGGATGGCAAGTGCATCACCTGTGCCTTCTGCACCTCAGTACCTGTGGAGACCCTGGGCAACGCCAGCCACCCCAGCCTCTCCCAAGGGGAGATGAAGCGGGTCCTTGCCCGCATCCCCTGCAAGGAGATCTATGATGGACAGGAGCTCATTGCCAATGAAGTGGCCATCAGGTACCTGCGCTGCATCTCACAG GCTCTGGGCTGgtgctttgtgctgctgatgACCACACTGGCATTCTTGGTCAGATCCCTCCGGCCCTGCTTCACCCAAGCTGCCTTCCTGAAGAGCAGGTACTGGTCCCACTACATTGACATTGAGCGCAAGCTGTTCGATGAGACGTGTGCGGAGCATGCCAGGAGCTTTGCCAAGGTCTGCATCCAGCAGTTCTTCGAGGGCATGAGCACAGACCTGGCAGCTGCTCGCTGCCACCCACCCAGGAAAGCCCCTGCTGATGCAGGGGAAGCCACTGAGAAGCTCTTAGGCATCACTGACCAGGGCACCATGAACATGGCCCTGAAGAGCTGGCACAGGTGCAAGCCCCCGCTGCACCTCCACCAACCTGCCCTCCCCAGTGGCAACAGCTGGGCGGTGGAAGGGCAGTCCCCCACGCTCCCCCCTGTGCCCCGAAGGGAGACAGTCGCCTACTACAGCCGGGTGTGA
- the CALHM3 gene encoding calcium homeostasis modulator protein 3, with protein sequence MDRFRMIFLYFQSNSESVMNGICGLLALASVKMYTCFDFSCPCLPQYNMAYGLGIMFVPPVALFLCGLILNRQSLVMLEEWRRPQGRRKKDLAVIRYMCSSIMQRAMVAPVIWIIVTLLDGKCLICAFSSSVDPEKFVGFANTSPVQVQQLLAKVPCKDDELMRNNTSRKAVSRYLRCWSQALGWSILLILIMAAFLTRWLRPCFNQATLLQARHWSNYIDIEQKIFEETCCEHSRLFAHTYILHFFESMRQEMKLHSFSLPREREGDLLRGITDQDQMNKLLKMWYYEKPPLDISQATQRHPLGQERSLLPWADSPGTKFPQHTNV encoded by the exons ATGGATCGTTTCCGGATGATTTTCCTGTACTTCCAGTCCAACTCAGAGTCTGTCATGAATGGGATCTGTGGGCTGTTGGCCCTGGCTAGTGTAAAGATGTATACCTGCTTTGACTTCAGCTGCCCCTGTCTGCCCCAGTACAACATGGCATATGGCTTGGGGATCATGTTCGTACCCCCAGTCGCCCTCTTCCTCTGCGGCCTTATCCTCAACAGACAGTCCCTGGTGATGCTGGAAGAGTGGAGGCGACCACAGGGGCGCAGAAAGAAGGACCTAGCTGTCATCAG GTACATGTGTTCCTCCATCATGCAGCGAGCCATGGTTGCCCCTGTCATCTGGATCATAGTCACCCTCCTGGATGGCAAATGCCTGATCTGCGctttcagcagctctgtggatCCTGAGAAGTTTGTGGGCTTTGCCAACACCAGCCCGGTGCaggtgcagcagctgctggccaAGGTGCCCTGCAAGGACGACGAGCTCATGAGGAACAACACATCCCGCAAGGCAGTGTCTAGGTATCTGCGCTGCTGGTCCCAG GCACTCGGCTGGAGCATTTTGTTGATCCTTATCATGGCAGCTTTCCTCACCCGCTGGCTCAGACCTTGCTTCAATCAGGCCACCCTCCTGCAAGCACGTCACTGGAGCAACTACATTGATATTGAGCAAAAGATTTTTGAGGAAACCTGCTGTGAGCACAGCCGGCTCTTTGCTCACACGTACATCCTCCACTTCTTTGAAAGCATGCGGCAAGAGATGAAACTGCACAGCTTCAGCTTGCctagggagagagagggagatcTTCTCCGGGGCATCACAGATCAGGACCAGATGAacaaacttctgaaaatgtggTACTATGAGAAACCTCCCCTGGATATCAGCCAGGCAACCCAGAGGCACCCCCTGGGGCAAGAGAGATCCCTTCTGCCCTGGGCAGACAGCCCTGGTACCAAATTCCCCCAGCACACCAATGTGTAA